In the genome of Desulfonatronum thiosulfatophilum, the window AGCCTTTGGCGCGTTGGATTGGTACGTGCAGCAGCGGTTTGGTCGTTTTCTGACGACCAGGAGCCAACGGCGCAGCCGACGTCTGGGTGAAGGTTCGCTGTATGCGGCCTTGCAAGGCCTGGGGTTGGTCTACCTGCGTAAGAGATACAAAAGCCGTCAACTCCTTGTGAATGCCTGTGGCTGAAAGATCATCGGAGAGCCGTATGCGGGAAAACCGCACGTACGGTTCGACGAGGGGGCGCTGATGTCCGGAATGCATATCAGTAGACACGTAGTAGTCGCGTGCGACGAGGCGTTCGGTAAAAGTCCTGAGTGACGAAGGAATTAGCGCTCTACTCTACACGTACGTTTTATCGCATTGGCCAAGTCAAGGTGTGTTGCAGCAGAATTCGCTTTGCTACGCTTATGAGGCAGCCCGGCCTTGATTTCGCGCAAAATCTGAAGACCGTCCACCTGGGCTTCGCGTTTTGTCGTAATTGCATTGAGCATTGTCTGCAGTTTCAAAAAATCAGTGCTTCGAATCATGCCCACCATTCCTCCCAACACAAGTCGGCGCAAAGCCAATTCGCCGCGCGTGCTCTCGCGAATCTTTTCCGCCAGCGGCAAAAATAAGAAGTTTGCCAGTACAATGCCATATAGCGTTGAAACCAAGGTAACAGGAATGCTTCGCAATATCAGCGAAGTATCTCCCAATCCAACAAGCATGCCGACAAGGCCGATGACGCTGCCGGCGACTCCGAAAGATGGAGCATACGTCGCC includes:
- a CDS encoding motility protein A; translated protein: MKSRTLIAAAICFIGFSCVFFFSGQASIYFNATAMLVVVFGTLGSVVLGSGPEGVRQAWRSAGAAYSEKNISEQILVKELLRTAHVYKRTGRINLSEETPHYPPLIHGVEMIEDGYTEMEIREIFQAEAKAFVQHREEMERIFRNMATYAPSFGVAGSVIGLVGMLVGLGDTSLILRSIPVTLVSTLYGIVLANFLFLPLAEKIRESTRGELALRRLVLGGMVGMIRSTDFLKLQTMLNAITTKREAQVDGLQILREIKAGLPHKRSKANSAATHLDLANAIKRTCRVER